From the genome of Patescibacteria group bacterium, one region includes:
- a CDS encoding PH domain-containing protein: MDPFKYFPDKRPNEEIVLLLRRHWHEIIGYFLVLILEIVLPIIIFIVFLRFTEFVWDKDSPISVLIFFSASSYYLFIWLFFFHHWIDYYLDVWVVTDQRIINIEQKALFSRTVSELNMSTIQDVTSEVKGKLATILKFGDVHIQTAAEEKRFVFEKIPNPQEVATKITELHRLAEHKNGLNNPTSQLQNDQSEAKDNVSQTF; the protein is encoded by the coding sequence ATGGATCCATTTAAATATTTTCCAGACAAGAGGCCAAACGAGGAGATCGTTTTGTTGCTGAGAAGACACTGGCACGAAATAATAGGGTATTTTCTTGTCTTGATTTTGGAGATTGTTCTGCCGATAATTATTTTTATAGTATTTTTAAGATTTACGGAATTTGTCTGGGATAAGGATTCACCAATATCCGTACTGATATTTTTCAGTGCAAGCTCATATTACTTATTTATTTGGCTTTTCTTTTTCCATCATTGGATCGACTATTATTTGGACGTGTGGGTAGTAACTGACCAAAGAATTATTAATATTGAACAAAAAGCACTTTTTTCCAGGACTGTCTCAGAATTGAATATGAGTACGATACAGGATGTTACCAGTGAGGTGAAAGGAAAGCTGGCGACCATACTGAAATTTGGCGATGTCCATATTCAAACTGCAGCGGAAGAAAAGCGTTTTGTTTTTGAAAAAATTCCGAATCCCCAGGAAGTAGCAACAAAAATCACTGAACTTCATAGATTGGCAGAGCATAAGAACGGCTTAAATAATCCGACCAGCCAGTTGCAAAATGATCAATCGGAAGCTAAAGACAATGT